One Limisphaerales bacterium DNA window includes the following coding sequences:
- a CDS encoding purine-nucleoside phosphorylase — MRRQVNPKTAADTLRRASKLRARLAIVLGSGFQSVAQAMTVARAVPYAKLAGFPKPTVAGHTGKAIIGTLGGTEIVVLSGRAHYYEGHSLETVTFPIRVLAEYGIENILLTNAAGGINKKFNPGELMLLTDHLNFIGDNPLRGALTKGRERFIDLTQTYDPALNTSIQAAARKTKTKLHRGVYCALSGPSYETPAEIRALAKLGADAVGMSTVPEAIVARQCGLSVAALSCITNPAAGISKTPLSHAEVLGIGEQASTQAVKLITEFSAGKMPATH; from the coding sequence GTGAGACGCCAAGTCAATCCGAAAACCGCCGCTGACACATTACGCCGTGCCAGCAAACTCCGCGCGCGTCTGGCTATTGTGCTCGGCAGCGGCTTCCAATCCGTCGCCCAAGCGATGACCGTCGCTCGCGCCGTGCCCTACGCCAAACTCGCCGGATTTCCCAAACCCACCGTCGCCGGTCACACTGGCAAAGCCATCATCGGCACGCTCGGTGGCACGGAAATCGTGGTGCTCAGCGGACGCGCACATTATTACGAAGGTCACTCGCTAGAAACCGTCACGTTCCCAATTCGCGTCTTGGCCGAGTACGGCATCGAAAACATTTTACTTACCAACGCCGCCGGGGGTATCAACAAAAAATTCAACCCCGGTGAATTGATGCTGCTCACCGACCACCTCAATTTCATTGGCGACAACCCCCTGCGCGGAGCCCTCACCAAAGGTCGCGAGCGTTTTATTGACCTCACCCAAACCTACGATCCCGCCCTCAACACATCCATCCAAGCCGCCGCGCGCAAAACCAAAACCAAACTCCATCGCGGTGTCTACTGCGCCCTCAGCGGCCCCAGTTACGAAACCCCCGCCGAGATTCGCGCCCTTGCAAAGCTCGGTGCCGACGCCGTGGGAATGAGCACCGTGCCCGAAGCCATCGTCGCCCGCCAATGCGGCCTGAGCGTCGCCGCCCTTTCCTGCATCACCAACCCCGCCGCCGGCATCAGCAAAACTCCACTGTCGCACGCGGAAGTTTTGGGGATTGGCGAACAAGCCAGCACGCAAGCGGTGAAATTGATCACTGAATTTTCTGCCGGCAAGATGCCCGCAACACATTGA
- the cdd gene encoding cytidine deaminase gives MPHTKLIQAALAARKQSVAPYSKFNVGAALLTASGEIVSGANVESASYGLSCCAERVALFKALTDGDDHRDFTTIAIASPGGAAPCGACRQLLAEYAGQAEVILINSESPNTPSVTPMADLLPNAFTGDDFPKT, from the coding sequence ATGCCCCACACCAAACTCATCCAAGCCGCACTCGCTGCCCGCAAACAATCCGTCGCGCCCTATTCCAAATTCAACGTTGGCGCGGCATTGCTTACCGCGAGCGGGGAAATCGTCAGCGGCGCAAACGTCGAAAGCGCCAGCTACGGCCTCAGCTGCTGCGCCGAACGCGTTGCCCTTTTCAAAGCACTCACCGATGGCGACGACCACCGCGATTTCACCACCATCGCCATCGCCTCCCCCGGCGGGGCAGCTCCTTGCGGTGCGTGCCGCCAACTCCTTGCGGAATATGCGGGACAAGCCGAAGTGATTCTCATCAACAGCGAATCGCCGAACACACCCTCAGTCACTCCAATGGCAGACTTACTCCCCAACGCCTTTACCGGCGATGACTTTCCTAAAACCTAA